The stretch of DNA GGATCTCGAGGTCCTGCATCGACGTGCGCTCGCCGTCGTAGATGATCACCGACCCCTCGTGGAGTTCGTCGATGTTCTCGTCGACGGTGCGCTGGGTCAGCGCGATCAGCACGTCGAGGCGGTCGACCGTACTCTCCACCGGGTCGATGGCGGTTCGAACCTTGTACGCCGTGTACCCACCCCGGATACGTGAAGCGAAGTCTTTCGAGGTGAACACGTGTCGCCCGGCCCGGGAGAGCGCTCTCGCGAAGATCTTCCCGGTGGAGTCGATGCCATCGCCGGCCTCCCCGCCGATGGCCCAGTTGAAGTCCGCAGGCATGCTGGCACGAACTACCAACGGCCCGCGCAAAAACCTTCTGAAGCGTCCGGTCACTCGGTCAGTTTCGACCGTGTAAGACACGGCGAAACCGACCGTTCGTTCCCCAACTCCGGCGCCCGCGAAGGAAAGCGGCTTTAGCGCGGCGGCGAAAGTCGCGGTATGAACGCGACTGTCGTCGGCCGCGAGTCGGTCGGCCCGAACACGTTCACGCTCACGTTCGACACGCCCGAGGGGTTCGAGGGGCTCGCCGGCCAGTTCGTTCGACTCTCCGGTGAGATCGACGACGAGGAGTACGCCCGCTTCTACACGCTCTCCTCGCCGGGCATCGGCGAGACGTTCGAGATCACTGTCGAGGTTGCCCCGGAGAGCGGCCCGTTCAGCGACTATCTCGCGGCGCTCGAGTCGGGCAACGAGGTCGAAGTCACCGGCCCGTTCGGCGACGACTACTACGAGGGCGAACGGCGAGCGGTCGTTCTCGCGGGCGGGCCGGGGATCGGCGCCGCAGTCGCGATCGCCGAGGCCGCAGTCGAGAACGACGCCGAGGCCGCGGTCGTGTACCGCTACGACGGCGAGCCGGCCCACGAGGAGCGCCTCGACGCGCTCGTCGACGCCGGCGCGGACGTGACGCTGCTGGGCGAGGACGCCGACGCCGCCGCCTTCGAGCGTGCGGTGGGTTCGGTCGTGACCGGCGCGGACGAGGAGGGCGTGTTCGTCTACGGGTTCGCCGAGTTCGTCGAGTCGGCGACCGACGCGATCGAAGCTGCGGGCGGCGACGCGGAGGGGGCGAAAGTCGAGAACTTCGGGTAGGCCGGTCACGGCGACGACTGCCGGCGCGAGGCGTCCACCGCCACCGCGACCGCACCGCCGCCGTGGTGGGGCGCACACTCCCGTCGGAGACGTGTCTCGCCCGGACCGAACCAAAGTATTCACTATCGGGCGTCTACAAGCCGGGTGTATGGAGAACGACGACGCCCTTTCTCGCCGCTCGTTCATTCGCGCGGGCACCGCCGGCGCCGCCGCGTCGATGGCGGCCGGGACCGCGGCGGCACAGGAGGGAACCGAGACCGCGACGCCGAACGGGACCGCGACCGGGACTGACACCGGTACCTCAACGGGTACCGACGGCGGCACCGCGACCGGCACCGAGGGCGGCGGTGGCGGTGGTGGGGGCGGCGGCGGTACCACCCACACCGTCGACATGACCGACCAGTTGGTGTTCGACCCGGCAGATATCAAGATCGAGGTCGGAGACACCGTCGTCTGGGAGAACGTCGGGACGGTCGGCCACAGCGTGACGGCTTACGAGGACAACATTCCGGACGGAGCCGACTACTGGGCCTCGGGCGGGTTCGACGCCGAGCAGCCCGCGCGGGACGCCTACCCCGAACAGGGAGACATCCCCGGCGGCGAGAGCTACCAGTACACCTTCGAGACGCTTGGTACGCACGAGTACTTCTGTATCCCCCACGAGGGGGTCGGCATGGTCGGGTCAGTCGAAGTCGTCGAGAGTATCGAGACGCCGGCGCCGACCGGACCCGCGGTGCCCGACAGCGCGAAGACGCTGGGTGTCGGCGCCGCCTTCGCGATGGTCGCGACGCTGCTGATCGCGTACTTCTTCCTCCAGTTCGGCGGCGACAGCCCCGGACACGAGGACGAGGAGTAGGCTAGAACAGTCCGCTTCTCTCCCGGATCGCTTCGTAGCAGTCCACGTACGTCTCGACCACAGCGTCGTGACCGAACCGCTCGAACAGTTCGTTGTACTCCCGGCGTGGGACGTTCCCGGCCGCGGTGATCACCTCGGCCATCTCCTCGGGGCTGGTGACCCGGCGGCCGCGGTCGACGCCCTCGACCAGTTCGTGGGCGCTGGAGTCGGCCTGGTACTCGACAACGCCAAGACAGCCACACGCGAGCGCGCGGAGGAGTTCGGTCGCGAACGGCTCCACGCCCGCAGTCTGGGCGAACACGTGGGCGCCCTTGTAGATGCTCACGCGCTCGCGCTCGGGCAGCGCGCCAGTGAAGGTGACCCGGTCGTCGATGCGGAGCTCCCGCGCGGCGGTCTCGACGGCCTCGCGCTCGGGGCCGTCGCCGACGATCGCCGCCGACCAGTCCCGCCGCCGGCGCTCCGCGAGCGCGAGCAGGAGCGTCCCGACGTTGGCGTGTTCGTCCAGCCGGCGGGCGTACACCACGTCGAAGCGGTCGTCGGCTGGCGTTTCACGGATCATCTCGAGGTCGATGCTCTCCGGCACGACCCGAACCGAGCCGTCCTCGGCGCCGTGCTCCCTGACCCGCGTGCGGATCAGCTCCGAGGGGACGGTGACGAGGTCGCCCGCGCTCGCGGCCCGCGTCTGGCTCCCCGGTTCGGTCGCGCCGTCGCCGAACCAGTCGACGAGCACGGGCGTCCGGAGCATCGTCCCGATTTTCTCGGCGACGGCGACGTGTCGCGGCGGCCCGTGGACCGCGTGGATGGCATCGGCGCCCGCGCGCCACAGCGCGGTCGGGAGTTTCGCCGCGAACGCCCCAGTCGCGGGCTCTCTGGTCACTCGCCGGTACTCGATCCCCTCGTGTTCGAACGTCGGCACGGCGTCGCCGCCCCACCACTGCGCACAGAGGTACGTTACCTCGTGTCCGCGATCGGCGAGCAGGCGGGCGGTCCGGCGCGCTCGCTCCAGCCCCCGACGCTCGACGCTGTGGGCGGTCTCCATGGAGACGAACGCGACGTGCACGGCGTGAGGTTGCTTCCCGGGGGGTAAAAACAGCCCCGACTCGTTTTGGCCCGGCGGCGTTCGGCACCGATACCTAAGTAAGGGGCGAACGGCTATTGTCGTCAATGGCAAACCTATCCACCGAGGACGATCAACGGTACGCGAAGCAACTGTTCATCCTCATCGTAGCGTGGCTGGTACTGGTGATTGGTGCAGGTGTGCTGATGATCTTCTTCCTCTGAGCGCGGGCACGGCACGGCGCGACGGGTGAACTCTCCCGGCGCGACGGGCGAACGGTCCCAGCGCTACGGTTGGTCGAGGAGTTTGTCGCCGAGAGACGGCGGTCTCGGCAGAAACGTCGCCGTATCGGTTTACAGCACGATTACCGCGGAGTGTCTGTACTGGAGCACGGAGGCTCCGGCAGGAACTTCGCCGTGTCGGTCAGAGCATCCCTTCGGCTTCCAGCCCCTCCAGCACGTCCTCGACGAGAGAGTCGACGTCGCTGTAGGGGAACTCCTGCTGCCCGCCGAGCTTGGCGGCCAGCTCCATCGCGGTGAACGACACGTCGCCGGCCTCGAACCGCGTGCTCGGTCCCTCGGGGAGCGCGGGCACGAGGTCCATCTGACTGTCGACCGGGAAGTCGGCGCCCTCGAAGGCGTCGGTGAGCTGTGCGCGGAGTTCGCGTTCGGTTTCCTCGTCGACCATACTCCCCAATGCCGCCGAACGCCGGATAAGCGTTTCCGAAACGCGGGAGAACCTCCCGTGGGTTCCCTCGGCGGGGAGAACCCCCGACGATTGGCCGGAACCGCCCCGCTTTAGACGGTTCGGCCGGTGCTACGGGGTATGGCGTTCGACTTCGACTTCGACCTGCTGAAGGAGCTAACCGAGGAACGGGGCGTCCCCGGCTACGAGGACCGCGTGCGCGATCTGGTGCGCGAGGAACTCGAAACGAGCACCGACGACGTCCGCACCGACGCGATGGGCAACGTCGTGGGCACGATTGAGGGCGACGCCGACTACTCCGTCGCCGTCGCCGCCCACATGGACGAGATCGGTTTCATGGTCAAGCACGTCACCGACGACGGCTTCCTCAAGATCGACGCGCTCGGCGGCTGGGACGCGCGTGTGCTGCGCGCCCAGCGCGTGACCGTCCACGGCGAGGAGGACGTGACCGGCGTGTTCGGCTCCGTCCCACCGCACACGCTCGACGAGGAGCCCGACGGCGAGGAGGAAGTCGGCGACCGCGTCGTCGACCTCGGCCGCGACGCCGAGGAAGTGAAAGAGCTCGTGAGCGTCGGCGACCTCGTCACGATGGATCAGACGACGGTGCAGATGGGCGACTCGGTCACGGGGAAGGCGCTCGACGACCGCGTCTGCCTGTTCGCGATGCTCGAAGCCGCCCGGGAGATCGAGAACCCCGACGCGACGATCCACTTCTGTGCCACGGTGCAGGAGGAGGTCGGGCTCCGCGGCGCGACCGCCCTCGGCGTCGACGTCGATCCGGACCTCGCGATCGCGCTCGACGTGACGATCGCGAGCGACATCCCCGGCGTCAGCGCGGACAAGCACGTCACGACGCTCGGCGACGGTGCCGCGATCAAGCTGAAGGACAGCTCCGTCATCACGACGCCGAAAGTCCACAAGCGCCTCCGCTCGGTTGCCGAGGACGAGGAGATCGACCACCAGATCGAGGTGCTCCCCTCCGGCGGCACCGACACGGCGGGGTTCCAGAACACCAACGGCGCCAAACCCGTCGGCGCGATCTCGATCCCGACACGCTACCTCCACACGGTCACCGAGACCGCCAACGGCGACGACATCCGCGCCACGATCGACCTGCTGACAGCGTTCCTCGAGAGCGAGGACGGCGAGCACGACTACTCGCTGTAACCGACCACGTCGACGAGAGTCGGAGACTCTCGTCTGCCATCGAGGGACTCCGTCCCTCGGGCGACCGGAAGCCGTCGGCTTCCGGTGACGTTGTCAGAAGCGGAGCTTCTGACTGCCAGTCGCACGTAGTCCGACGACGGCGCACGAGCCACTGCGCGCTCCGTCGCGCGGTCACTGAACCCATGCCGTGATCGTGTGTGACCGACGACGGCGCGCGACCGACTGCGGCCTCCGGGCCGCAGTACGGAGCCGACGCCGTGATTGTGTGTGACCGACGACGGCGCACGACCGATTGCGGCCTCCGGGCCGCAGTACGGAGCCGACGCCGTGATCGTGTGTGAGCGTGGAGGGGCCGCTCCTGCCGGCTTTCGACCCCGCACACGCCGCGAACCGGGGCCCGTTCCTACGCGGTGGGATTTGCCGACACCCACTCCTAAGAGGAAACCCCTTTCTCGGATAGGGTCGAATCACGAGTACACCCGTCCCCGAGTGACCAACAGATGAAGGAGTACGAGTACGTCTGTCAGGAATGTGGGCAGCAGATCGAGGTCAACGGACCGATGCGTGAGGCGATCATGAAGAACGGTTGCCCGGTCTGCTCTGCGCCCGCCGACACCGACCACTTTTCGCAGATCTGATCAGGCGTCGCGGTCGACCTCGGTGCGCCGGCCAGTCACGTTCGTCGTCTCGAACTCGTAGAGTCGAATGTCGAGATCCTCCTTCGGCTCGCCCCAGATTTCGAACAGCGGCCGCTTCGCGTCGCCGTACTGTTCGATCTGGTCGATCGAGAGCTCCGCGGGGTCGATCTCCGACAGCGTCCCCGCGGCGACGACGCTGCGGTACACCTCCTCGGCACCCGCCGCGTCGTCGCCGTAGACGACGAACCGCGCGTTGGTGCTGGCCTCCAGGAACCGACGCTTCTCGCTCTCGGGTGTCGAGACCAGCCGAAGGTAGAACGCCCGCTTCTCGGGGTCGTAGCCGTACGAGACCGGTGCCGCGTACGGGTCGTCGTCCTCCGCCAGGGAGAGCACTCCCGTCTCGTTCTCGCCGAGGAACGCGTCGGTCTCCTCGGGTGTCATCTCGGTCTCTCGGGCGAGTGGCATCTGTATCTCGACTCAAACGGAGCTTGGGGTTAAGTGATTTCGATCGGGCCAGACGAGCGGAGACGACGGTTGCTCGGATTACCCGTCGGCGAACACGTCGCCGAGCAGCTTCCGTTGGGCCGCGACGAGGTGTTCGGTGAACGTCGACTGAGAGATCCCCAGCTCCTCGGCGAGCTCGGTCGCGTTCGCCCCCTTGGGCCGCTCGAAGTACCCCTGCCGGTACGCCGTCTGCAGTACCTCGAACTGCCGATCGGTGAGCTTCCCGCGGTTGACGAACCGCCGGTCATCGTTGCTCCCCGACAGCGGCGGCTGGAGGAGCTGTTGGACGTCCGCGGAGGGGAACTCCTCGCGCAGCGCCGCCATCGCGTCTTGGAGCGTCTCGAACTCCGCGGCGTGGAACACCAGCGTGAGCTCCTCGCCGTCGGCGAGGTAGCGGTGGATCGGGCAGTCGAACCCGCCCAGACACGCACACGGGCAGTCGCCGACGTGTTCGGTCCGGTACACGTCCGCGGTGCCGTACGAGAAGATCGGCTCCAGATCGGCGTCGCCGGCCACCTCGTCCGCGTCGACGAGGAACTCCGTCACCGTCTCCCCCGCGGGAGAGACGCTCGTCGAGATACTCTCGACGACGGCGCCCGTCGTTCGCGAGAACCCGGCAACAGGACAGCCCGCCGGGCTGTCGAACGTCACCGTCGCCCGGATACCGGAACTCATGCCCTCACCTACTGTTCGGTGGGTCTTGAGTGCGGTGGTCCGGGGGCCGTCCGAACCGTGCCGGGGCGATAGGGCCTAATAAACCCCCCACGATATCCGTGGTTCACGCTTGTTGGAGTAGGGCCCACACAGTTGGGTATGAGCTACGCCGTCCCGCCCACACAGAACCGTCCTCCGGAAACTGCCGGCGAAGAACTGCTCCAGGCGGAGAGCGAGATCACCGATCTGCTCGCGGTTCTCGACGATCCCGACTGCCGTGCGGTCCTCGAAGTCACCGGCGAGCAGCCCCTCTCGGCCACCGAAATCGTCGAGCGCTGTGACATCCCCTCTTCGACCGCGTACCGGAAGATCGAGCGGTTGGTCGACGCCGGCTTGCTCCGGGAGGGCGTCCGCATCCGGAGCTCCGGCAAGCACGCCAGCGAGTACCGCCGCAGCGTCGACCACGTCGAACTGTCCATCGGCGACGGCGGGACGGAAGTTCGCGTCGTCGAGCGCGACGAGTAGCGAGCCGAGAGCGGATCTCGTCGACAGACGATCGAGTTCTCTATTGCAGTAACTGATTTACGACGCGGGCTCGCGCCGTCCAGGGAGCCGAACCCTTCATAATCGTTCCGGCGAAAGGGAGAGCCATGTACGACGACGAGGATCTCGCGGAGATCCGCGAGTCCCGCGAAGAGTGGGAGGCGGAGACGTTGGACCCGACCATCGACGCCTACGGCGAGCGAAAGGATCGCTTCGCGACGGTCTCGAACCTCGGGATCGATCGACTGTACGACCCCTCGGATGTCTCCGATCTCGACTACGAGGAGGATCTGGGCAACCCCGGCGAGTTCCCGTTCACCCGCGGGCCGTATCCGACGATGTACCGCGGTCGGACGTGGACGATGCGCCAGTTCGCCGGCTTCGGCTCCGCCGAGGACACGAACGAGCGCTTCCATTATCTGATCGAGGAGGGGCAGACGGGACTGTCGACGGCGTTCGACATGCCGTCGCTGATGGGGATCGACTCCGACGACCCGATGGCGCTCGGTGAGGTCGGGAAGGAGGGCGTCGCCGTCGACACGCTGCGGGATATGGAGATCCTGTTCGACGGGATCGACATCGGCGAGGTGTCGACCTCGTTCACGATCAACCCCTCCGCGCCGGTGATCTACGCGATGTACCTCGCGCTGGCCGACGAGCAGGGCGTCCCCCGCGAGGAGGTCCGTGGCACCCTCCAGAACGACATGCTCAAAGAGTTCATCGCGCAGAAGGAGTGGGTGATCCCCCCGGAGCCGTCGCTCGACATCGTCACCGACACGATCGAGTTCGCGACCCAAGAGACGCCGAAGTTCAACCCCGTCTCCATCTCGGGCTACCACATCCGTGAGGCGGGCTCGACGGCGGTCCAGGAGCTCGCGTTCACCCTCGCCGACGGGTTCGCGTACGTCGAGGACTGCCTCGACCGCGGGATGGACGTCGACGAGTTCGCGCCCCAACTGAGCTTCTTCTTCAACTCCCACAACTCCATCTTCGAGGAGGTCGCGAAGTTCCGCGCCGCGCGGCGCATCTACGCCCGCGTGATGGACGAGTGGTACGACGCCGAGAAGGACGCCTCGAAGAAGCTCAAGTTCCACACCCAGACCGCCGGGCAGTCGCTGACCGCCCAACAGCCGCTCAACAACATCGTCCGCGTGACGATTCAGGCGCTGGCGGGCGTCTTCGGCGGCACCCAGAGCCTCCACACCAACTCCTACGACGAGGCGCTGGCGCTGCCCAGCGAGGAGGCGGTCCGGGTCGCGCTGCGCACCCAGCAGATCATCGCCGAGGAGTCCGGCGCCGCCGACAGCGTCGACCCGCTTGCGGGCTCGTTCATGGTGGAGAGCCTCACCGACGAGGTCGAGGAGGAGGCCATGGAGTACATCGAGTCGATCAAGGAGATGGGCGACGGCTCTGTCCGCGACGGCGTGCTCACGGGGATCGAGGAGGGCTTCTTCCACCGCGAGATCCAGGAGGCGTCCTACGAGTACCAGGAGCGCGTCGAGGACGAGGAGGAGACCGTCGTCGGCGTCAACAAGTACGTCTCCGAGGAGGACACCTCCCCCGAGGTGCTCAAAGTCGACGAGGAGGTCGCCGGACACCAGCGCGAGCGCCTGGAGTCGGTCAAGCAGGAACGCGACGACGCGGCCGTCGAGGCCGCGCTCGACGACCTGCGCGAGGCCGTCGAGAACGACGAGAACGTGATGCCGTACATCGTCACCGCGGTCAAGGCGTACGCGACGATGGGCGAAATCATGGACGTGTTCGAGGCCGAACACGGCGGCTACCGCGAGAAGATCGGGCTGGCCTGATCGGTTCGCGACTCCCCTTTCCGTCCCGTTGTAGGTGGGTTTATGTCTGCACCGACCCACCATCGTGGTGACTATGTCGGATGCTGACACGGAGCTAGAAGCGCGGCTCGAGGAACAGGACAGCTTCGAGCCGCCCGAATCGTTCGTCGAGCAGGCGAACGTCTCGGACCCGAATATCTACGAGGAGTTCGAGCAGAGCTGGCCGGAGTGCTGGGAGGACGCGGCCGACATGCTCGACTGGGAGGCCGAGTACGACCAGACGTTCGACGGGTCGAACCCCCCCTTCTTCGAGTGGTTCACGGGCGGCGAGCTGAACGCCTCGGCGAACTGTCTCGACCGACATCTCGACGCACGGGGCGACGAGGCCGCGATCGAGTGGGTCGGTGAGCCAACGGAGGAGGCCAACCGCACGTACACGTACGAGGAACTCCACCGCGAGGTGAACGAGTTCGCGGCCGCGCTGCGGGAGATGGGCGTCGGCGAGGACGACGTGGTGACGATGTACATGCCGATGATCCCCGAACTCCCGATCGCGATGCTCGCCTGCGCCCGCATCGGCGCGCCCCACTCGGTCGTCTTCGCCGGCTTCTCCGCCGACGCCCTCGCGACCCGCATGAACGCCGCCGACTCCGAGTATCTCGTCACCGCCGACGGCTACTACCGCCGCGGCGATCCCCTCGACCACCTCGCGAAAGCCAACGAGGGGCTCGACGGCGTCGAACACGACACCGAGACGGTCGTCGTCGAGCGCCTGCCCGAGGACGACGCGTTCGGCCACGATCTCCGCGAGGACCAGCGGCGCTGGGTCGACACCGTCCACGCTCACGAGGGCGCGGCGGTCGAACCGGTCGATCGTGACGCCGAGGACATGCTGTTCCTCATGTACACGTCGGGGACCACGGGCGAGCCGAAGGGTGTGAAACACACGACGGGTGGCTACCTCTCGTGGGCGGCGTGGACCTCCCACGCCGTACTGGATATCAAGCCCGAAGACACGTACTTCTGTTCGGCCGACATCGGCTGGATCACCGGCCACTCCTACATCGTCTACGGGCCGCTCGCGCTGGGCACGACCACGATGATGTACGAGGGCACACCCGACTACCCAGAGCGCGATCGCCTCTGGGAGATCGTCGAGGAGTACGAGGCCACCCAACTCTACACGGCCCCCACCGCTATCCGCGCGTTCATGAAGTGGGGCTCGGAGTTCCCCGACAGCCACGACCTCTCCAGCCTCCGCCTCCTCGGGACGGTCGGCGAACCCATCAACCCCCGCGCCTGGAAGTGGTACTACAAGCACATCGGAAACGAGGAGTGTCCCGTCGTGGACACGTGGTGGCAGACCGAGACGGGCGGGATGATGGTCACCACCCTGCCCGGCGTCAAGGAGA from Halolamina sediminis encodes:
- a CDS encoding acyl-CoA mutase large subunit family protein, which gives rise to MYDDEDLAEIRESREEWEAETLDPTIDAYGERKDRFATVSNLGIDRLYDPSDVSDLDYEEDLGNPGEFPFTRGPYPTMYRGRTWTMRQFAGFGSAEDTNERFHYLIEEGQTGLSTAFDMPSLMGIDSDDPMALGEVGKEGVAVDTLRDMEILFDGIDIGEVSTSFTINPSAPVIYAMYLALADEQGVPREEVRGTLQNDMLKEFIAQKEWVIPPEPSLDIVTDTIEFATQETPKFNPVSISGYHIREAGSTAVQELAFTLADGFAYVEDCLDRGMDVDEFAPQLSFFFNSHNSIFEEVAKFRAARRIYARVMDEWYDAEKDASKKLKFHTQTAGQSLTAQQPLNNIVRVTIQALAGVFGGTQSLHTNSYDEALALPSEEAVRVALRTQQIIAEESGAADSVDPLAGSFMVESLTDEVEEEAMEYIESIKEMGDGSVRDGVLTGIEEGFFHREIQEASYEYQERVEDEEETVVGVNKYVSEEDTSPEVLKVDEEVAGHQRERLESVKQERDDAAVEAALDDLREAVENDENVMPYIVTAVKAYATMGEIMDVFEAEHGGYREKIGLA
- a CDS encoding helix-turn-helix domain-containing protein, which produces MSSGIRATVTFDSPAGCPVAGFSRTTGAVVESISTSVSPAGETVTEFLVDADEVAGDADLEPIFSYGTADVYRTEHVGDCPCACLGGFDCPIHRYLADGEELTLVFHAAEFETLQDAMAALREEFPSADVQQLLQPPLSGSNDDRRFVNRGKLTDRQFEVLQTAYRQGYFERPKGANATELAEELGISQSTFTEHLVAAQRKLLGDVFADG
- a CDS encoding winged helix-turn-helix domain-containing protein yields the protein MSYAVPPTQNRPPETAGEELLQAESEITDLLAVLDDPDCRAVLEVTGEQPLSATEIVERCDIPSSTAYRKIERLVDAGLLREGVRIRSSGKHASEYRRSVDHVELSIGDGGTEVRVVERDE
- a CDS encoding M42 family metallopeptidase produces the protein MAFDFDFDLLKELTEERGVPGYEDRVRDLVREELETSTDDVRTDAMGNVVGTIEGDADYSVAVAAHMDEIGFMVKHVTDDGFLKIDALGGWDARVLRAQRVTVHGEEDVTGVFGSVPPHTLDEEPDGEEEVGDRVVDLGRDAEEVKELVSVGDLVTMDQTTVQMGDSVTGKALDDRVCLFAMLEAAREIENPDATIHFCATVQEEVGLRGATALGVDVDPDLAIALDVTIASDIPGVSADKHVTTLGDGAAIKLKDSSVITTPKVHKRLRSVAEDEEIDHQIEVLPSGGTDTAGFQNTNGAKPVGAISIPTRYLHTVTETANGDDIRATIDLLTAFLESEDGEHDYSL
- a CDS encoding DUF7560 family zinc ribbon protein; this translates as MKEYEYVCQECGQQIEVNGPMREAIMKNGCPVCSAPADTDHFSQI
- a CDS encoding glycosyltransferase → MHVAFVSMETAHSVERRGLERARRTARLLADRGHEVTYLCAQWWGGDAVPTFEHEGIEYRRVTREPATGAFAAKLPTALWRAGADAIHAVHGPPRHVAVAEKIGTMLRTPVLVDWFGDGATEPGSQTRAASAGDLVTVPSELIRTRVREHGAEDGSVRVVPESIDLEMIRETPADDRFDVVYARRLDEHANVGTLLLALAERRRRDWSAAIVGDGPEREAVETAARELRIDDRVTFTGALPERERVSIYKGAHVFAQTAGVEPFATELLRALACGCLGVVEYQADSSAHELVEGVDRGRRVTSPEEMAEVITAAGNVPRREYNELFERFGHDAVVETYVDCYEAIRERSGLF
- a CDS encoding plastocyanin/azurin family copper-binding protein, with protein sequence MENDDALSRRSFIRAGTAGAAASMAAGTAAAQEGTETATPNGTATGTDTGTSTGTDGGTATGTEGGGGGGGGGGGTTHTVDMTDQLVFDPADIKIEVGDTVVWENVGTVGHSVTAYEDNIPDGADYWASGGFDAEQPARDAYPEQGDIPGGESYQYTFETLGTHEYFCIPHEGVGMVGSVEVVESIETPAPTGPAVPDSAKTLGVGAAFAMVATLLIAYFFLQFGGDSPGHEDEE
- a CDS encoding FAD-dependent oxidoreductase; the encoded protein is MNATVVGRESVGPNTFTLTFDTPEGFEGLAGQFVRLSGEIDDEEYARFYTLSSPGIGETFEITVEVAPESGPFSDYLAALESGNEVEVTGPFGDDYYEGERRAVVLAGGPGIGAAVAIAEAAVENDAEAAVVYRYDGEPAHEERLDALVDAGADVTLLGEDADAAAFERAVGSVVTGADEEGVFVYGFAEFVESATDAIEAAGGDAEGAKVENFG
- a CDS encoding pyridoxamine 5'-phosphate oxidase family protein translates to MPLARETEMTPEETDAFLGENETGVLSLAEDDDPYAAPVSYGYDPEKRAFYLRLVSTPESEKRRFLEASTNARFVVYGDDAAGAEEVYRSVVAAGTLSEIDPAELSIDQIEQYGDAKRPLFEIWGEPKEDLDIRLYEFETTNVTGRRTEVDRDA
- a CDS encoding MTH865 family protein translates to MVDEETERELRAQLTDAFEGADFPVDSQMDLVPALPEGPSTRFEAGDVSFTAMELAAKLGGQQEFPYSDVDSLVEDVLEGLEAEGML
- the acs gene encoding acetate--CoA ligase, translated to MSDADTELEARLEEQDSFEPPESFVEQANVSDPNIYEEFEQSWPECWEDAADMLDWEAEYDQTFDGSNPPFFEWFTGGELNASANCLDRHLDARGDEAAIEWVGEPTEEANRTYTYEELHREVNEFAAALREMGVGEDDVVTMYMPMIPELPIAMLACARIGAPHSVVFAGFSADALATRMNAADSEYLVTADGYYRRGDPLDHLAKANEGLDGVEHDTETVVVERLPEDDAFGHDLREDQRRWVDTVHAHEGAAVEPVDRDAEDMLFLMYTSGTTGEPKGVKHTTGGYLSWAAWTSHAVLDIKPEDTYFCSADIGWITGHSYIVYGPLALGTTTMMYEGTPDYPERDRLWEIVEEYEATQLYTAPTAIRAFMKWGSEFPDSHDLSSLRLLGTVGEPINPRAWKWYYKHIGNEECPVVDTWWQTETGGMMVTTLPGVKEMKPGSAGPALPGIDAEIVDTSGEQVEPGRAGYLTIQKPWPGMLRTLYDNDERFVNEYWREYSDIDSDDWRDWTYFPEDGAKVDEDGYITVLGRVDDVLNVSGHRLGTMEIESAIVGVEGVAEAAVVGGDHEMKGEAVYTYVITEDGYDGNEELRDAIVQGVEDAIGPIARPEQVVFTPELPKTRSGKIMRRLLEDIANGAELGDTSTLRNPDVVASIQEQVEE